The following proteins are encoded in a genomic region of Amycolatopsis sulphurea:
- a CDS encoding DHA2 family efflux MFS transporter permease subunit gives MSAPAAPEGAGEKLDSGVLKVAGVVVLGAIMAILDTTVVNVALQKLTIEFGTSFDTIQWVATGYMLALATVIPITGWAAEAFGTKRLYLIAIGTFLAGSMLAGMAWNVESLIVFRVLQGLGGGMLMPAGMTILTRAAGPQRIGRVMSVLGVPMLLGPICGPILGGWLVDAVSWRWIFYINVPIGLIAFICALRVLPKDQPERGGRFDFPGLLMVSPGLAALIFGVSRIPSTGTVASVEVWLPALAGIVLLVAFVLRASRIEHPLIDLKLFRNRTFSVAMITMTVFCIGFFGAMLLLPTYFTLVRGESALNAGLLLAPQGLGAMLTMPIAGRLADRMPARRVVLPGMVLLVLGMVVFTQVGADTPYPLLMAALFVMGLGMGATMMPITSAALQTLRSKDMAKASTATNILQQTAGAIGSAAMSIVLAALLAGKFGVPTSQGQLAATAATLNPATHEVASGLTADAFANTFLWGLVALALCLVPAFFLPKKREVAAREPGEDVAPPVPMH, from the coding sequence ATGTCCGCACCAGCGGCGCCGGAGGGCGCCGGGGAGAAGCTCGACTCCGGCGTGCTCAAGGTCGCCGGCGTGGTGGTGCTCGGCGCCATCATGGCGATCTTGGACACCACCGTGGTCAACGTCGCGCTGCAGAAGCTGACCATCGAGTTCGGCACCTCCTTCGACACCATCCAGTGGGTGGCCACCGGCTACATGCTCGCGCTGGCCACGGTGATCCCGATCACCGGCTGGGCCGCCGAGGCGTTCGGCACGAAACGGCTGTACCTGATCGCCATCGGCACCTTCCTGGCCGGCTCGATGCTGGCCGGGATGGCCTGGAACGTGGAATCGCTGATCGTCTTCCGGGTCCTGCAGGGTCTCGGTGGCGGCATGCTGATGCCGGCCGGCATGACGATCCTGACCCGCGCGGCAGGTCCACAGCGGATCGGCCGGGTGATGTCCGTGCTCGGCGTGCCGATGCTGCTCGGCCCGATCTGCGGCCCGATCCTCGGCGGCTGGCTGGTCGACGCGGTCAGCTGGCGCTGGATCTTCTACATCAACGTGCCGATCGGCCTGATCGCCTTCATCTGCGCGCTGCGCGTGCTGCCGAAGGATCAGCCGGAGCGGGGTGGCCGGTTCGACTTCCCCGGCCTGCTGATGGTCTCCCCGGGCCTGGCGGCGTTGATCTTCGGCGTCTCCCGGATTCCGTCGACCGGCACGGTCGCTTCGGTGGAGGTGTGGCTGCCCGCGCTGGCGGGGATCGTCCTGCTGGTCGCGTTCGTGCTGCGCGCGTCCCGGATCGAGCATCCGCTGATCGATCTGAAGCTGTTCCGCAACCGGACGTTCTCCGTGGCGATGATCACGATGACCGTGTTCTGCATCGGTTTCTTCGGCGCGATGCTCCTGCTGCCGACCTACTTCACGCTGGTGCGCGGGGAATCCGCGCTCAACGCCGGTCTGCTGCTGGCCCCGCAGGGGCTCGGCGCGATGCTGACGATGCCGATCGCCGGGCGGCTGGCGGACCGGATGCCCGCCCGCCGGGTCGTGCTGCCCGGCATGGTGCTGCTGGTCCTCGGCATGGTGGTCTTCACCCAGGTCGGTGCGGACACCCCGTACCCACTGCTGATGGCCGCGCTGTTCGTGATGGGCCTGGGCATGGGGGCCACGATGATGCCGATCACCTCGGCCGCCCTGCAGACGCTGCGGTCGAAGGACATGGCCAAGGCCTCCACCGCGACGAACATCCTGCAGCAGACCGCGGGGGCGATCGGCTCCGCGGCGATGTCGATCGTGCTGGCCGCGCTGCTGGCCGGGAAGTTCGGCGTGCCGACGAGCCAGGGGCAGCTGGCGGCCACCGCGGCCACGCTCAACCCGGCCACCCACGAGGTCGCGTCCGGGCTCACCGCGGACGCGTTCGCGAACACCTTCCTCTGGGGCCTGGTCGCGCTGGCGCTGTGCCTGGTCCCGGCGTTCTTCCTGCCGAAGAAGCGGGAAGTGGCGGCGCGGGAGCCCGGCGAGGACGTGGCGCCCCCGGTCCCGATGCACTGA
- a CDS encoding acetyl-CoA C-acetyltransferase translates to MPEAVIVSTARSPIGRAGKGSLVGMRPDDLAVQMIRAALAKVPQLDPADIDDLMLGCGLPGGESGFNMGRAVAVELGYDHLPGCTITRYCSSSLQTTRMALHAIKAGEGDVFISAGVETVSRFANGSSDSWPDTRNPLFAEAEARTRATAETGADSWHDPREDGRLPDVYIAMGQTAENLARLKGITRAEMDEFGVRSQNLAEKAIADGFWAKDITPVTLPDGTVLAKDDGPRAGVTLEGVSGLKPVFRPDGRITAGNCCPLNDGAAAVVIMSDTKAKELGLTPLARVVSTGVTGLSPEIMGYGPVEASKQALTRAGLSISDIDLVEINEAFAAQVIPSYRDLGIELDRLNVNGGAIAIGHPFGMTGARITSTLINSLQHHDKQFGLETMCVGGGQGMAMVLERLS, encoded by the coding sequence ATGCCCGAAGCCGTCATCGTTTCCACCGCCCGCTCCCCGATCGGCCGCGCCGGCAAAGGCTCGCTGGTCGGCATGCGCCCGGACGACCTCGCCGTGCAGATGATCCGCGCGGCCCTGGCCAAGGTGCCGCAGCTGGACCCGGCCGACATCGACGACCTGATGCTCGGCTGCGGGCTGCCCGGCGGCGAGTCCGGGTTCAACATGGGCCGCGCGGTCGCCGTGGAGCTGGGCTACGACCACCTGCCCGGCTGCACGATCACCCGGTACTGCTCCTCCAGCCTGCAGACCACCCGGATGGCCCTGCACGCGATCAAGGCGGGCGAGGGCGACGTGTTCATCTCCGCCGGGGTGGAGACCGTGTCCCGGTTCGCCAACGGCAGCTCGGACTCCTGGCCGGACACGCGCAACCCGCTGTTCGCCGAGGCCGAGGCGCGCACCCGGGCCACCGCCGAGACCGGCGCGGACAGCTGGCACGACCCGCGCGAGGACGGCCGGCTGCCGGACGTCTACATCGCGATGGGCCAGACCGCGGAGAACCTCGCGCGGCTCAAGGGGATCACCCGTGCGGAGATGGACGAGTTCGGCGTCCGCTCGCAGAACCTCGCGGAGAAGGCGATCGCGGACGGCTTCTGGGCCAAGGACATCACCCCGGTCACGCTGCCCGACGGCACCGTGCTCGCCAAGGACGACGGCCCGCGCGCGGGGGTCACCCTCGAAGGCGTCTCCGGGCTCAAGCCGGTGTTCCGCCCGGACGGCCGGATCACCGCGGGCAACTGCTGCCCGCTCAACGACGGCGCGGCGGCCGTGGTGATCATGTCCGACACGAAGGCGAAGGAACTCGGCCTCACCCCGCTGGCCCGCGTGGTGTCCACCGGCGTCACCGGGCTGTCCCCGGAGATCATGGGCTACGGACCGGTCGAGGCCTCCAAGCAGGCGCTCACCCGCGCCGGTCTGTCCATTTCGGACATCGACCTGGTGGAGATCAACGAGGCGTTCGCGGCGCAGGTCATCCCGTCCTACCGCGACCTCGGCATCGAGCTGGACCGGCTGAACGTCAACGGCGGCGCGATCGCGATCGGCCACCCGTTCGGCATGACCGGCGCGCGGATCACCTCGACGCTGATCAACTCCCTGCAGCACCACGACAAGCAATTCGGCCTCGAGACGATGTGCGTCGGCGGCGGCCAGGGCATGGCGATGGTCCTGGAGCGGCTCTCCTGA
- a CDS encoding pentapeptide repeat-containing protein — protein sequence MLPSSRVLTTRTIAWWGAGIVLLACLAATVLLLLLGQGRPEDTARLDALRTAANVVVGTGGAAALLLAARRQRSAELDLVQKDHDATQRRITEIYGKAADQLGSDRAPVRLAGLYALERLAQDHREQRQTIVNLMCAYLRMPHNDEAEEIQVRKAAQRILLLHLRPGTAPGPLGSFWPDIDLDFSGAHLVALTLTHCRIRSIVCYQTEFFEFAAFRGTEFGTKADFNQAVFRERADFRGTTFGDERENFHGAQFEKQAEFGVKSAARLDGALVRPGHKRVWPPGWVERPGADGWARMVRSGVPE from the coding sequence GTGCTTCCGTCCAGCCGGGTACTGACCACCCGCACGATCGCCTGGTGGGGCGCGGGCATCGTGCTGCTCGCCTGCCTCGCCGCCACGGTGCTGCTCCTGCTGCTCGGCCAGGGCAGACCGGAGGACACGGCCCGGCTCGACGCGCTGCGCACCGCGGCGAACGTCGTGGTCGGCACCGGTGGCGCGGCCGCGCTCCTGCTCGCCGCCCGGCGGCAACGCTCGGCCGAGCTGGACTTGGTGCAGAAGGATCACGACGCCACCCAGCGCAGGATCACCGAGATCTACGGCAAGGCCGCCGATCAGCTCGGCAGCGACCGGGCGCCGGTCCGGCTGGCCGGGCTGTACGCCCTCGAACGGCTGGCGCAGGACCACCGAGAGCAGCGCCAGACCATCGTCAACCTGATGTGCGCGTATCTGCGCATGCCCCACAATGACGAAGCTGAGGAGATCCAGGTGCGCAAGGCCGCGCAGCGGATCCTGCTGCTGCACCTGCGCCCGGGGACCGCGCCGGGGCCGCTGGGGTCGTTCTGGCCGGACATCGACCTGGATTTCTCCGGTGCCCACCTTGTCGCACTCACTCTCACGCATTGCCGGATCCGCTCGATCGTCTGCTATCAGACCGAGTTCTTTGAATTCGCCGCGTTCCGGGGCACCGAATTCGGCACGAAGGCGGATTTCAACCAGGCTGTTTTCCGGGAACGCGCGGACTTTCGCGGCACCACCTTCGGCGACGAGCGGGAGAATTTCCACGGCGCCCAGTTCGAGAAACAGGCCGAATTCGGCGTCAAATCGGCGGCCCGGCTGGACGGGGCGCTGGTCCGGCCGGGACACAAGCGGGTCTGGCCGCCGGGCTGGGTGGAGCGGCCCGGCGCGGACGGCTGGGCGAGAATGGTCCGATCGGGCGTTCCCGAATAG
- a CDS encoding cystathionine beta-synthase has translation MEYAEHIVDLVGNTPLVKLNSLTKGLKPLVLAKVEYVNPGGSVKDRIALRMIEAAEASGELRPGGTIVEPTSGNTGVGLAMVAQRKGYRCVFVCPDKVSEDKRNVLRAYGARVVVCPTAVPPEHPDSYYNVSDRLVHEIEGAWKPNQYANPENPASHYHSTGPEIWRQTDGRVTHFVAGVGTGGTISGTGRFLKEASDGGVRVVGADPEGSVYSGGTGRPYLVEGVGEDFWPETYDREVADEIIPVSDAHSFDITRRLATEEGLLVGGSCGMAVAAALKLAERLTEDDVVVVLLPDGGRGYLTKVFNDSWMSSYGFLPPDSSGATVGDVLTRKSGSLPSLVHSHPNETVAEAVAILSEFGVSQMPVVSAEPPVMAAEVVGAVNERALLDALFTGKAQLADRLETHMSPPLPTIGAGEQVSAAMKALEAADGALVLIDGKPAGVVTRHDLLAFLAGR, from the coding sequence GTGGAGTACGCAGAGCACATCGTGGACCTCGTGGGCAACACCCCGCTGGTCAAGCTGAACTCGCTGACCAAGGGCCTCAAGCCTTTGGTGCTGGCGAAGGTCGAGTACGTCAATCCGGGCGGCAGCGTGAAGGACCGCATCGCGTTGCGCATGATCGAGGCCGCCGAGGCCTCCGGCGAGCTGCGGCCCGGTGGCACGATCGTCGAGCCGACCTCCGGCAACACCGGGGTCGGCCTGGCCATGGTCGCCCAGCGCAAGGGCTATCGGTGCGTGTTCGTCTGCCCGGACAAGGTGAGCGAGGACAAGCGCAACGTGCTGCGCGCCTACGGTGCCCGGGTCGTGGTGTGCCCGACCGCGGTGCCGCCCGAGCACCCGGATTCCTACTACAACGTCTCCGATCGGCTGGTGCACGAGATCGAGGGCGCCTGGAAGCCCAATCAGTACGCCAACCCGGAGAACCCGGCCAGCCACTACCACTCGACCGGACCGGAGATCTGGCGCCAGACCGACGGGCGGGTCACCCACTTCGTGGCCGGGGTCGGCACCGGCGGCACCATCTCCGGCACCGGCCGGTTCCTCAAGGAGGCCAGCGACGGCGGCGTGCGCGTGGTCGGCGCGGACCCGGAGGGTTCGGTCTACTCCGGCGGCACCGGACGGCCGTACCTGGTGGAGGGCGTCGGCGAGGACTTCTGGCCGGAGACCTACGACCGCGAGGTAGCGGACGAGATCATCCCGGTCAGCGACGCGCATTCGTTCGACATCACGCGCCGGCTCGCGACCGAGGAGGGCCTGCTGGTCGGCGGCTCCTGCGGGATGGCCGTGGCGGCGGCGCTGAAGCTCGCCGAACGGCTCACCGAGGACGACGTCGTGGTGGTGCTGCTGCCCGACGGCGGCCGCGGCTATCTGACCAAGGTGTTCAACGACAGCTGGATGTCTTCCTACGGTTTCCTGCCGCCGGACTCCTCCGGGGCCACCGTGGGCGACGTGCTGACCCGCAAGAGCGGCTCGCTGCCCAGCCTGGTGCACTCGCACCCGAACGAGACGGTGGCCGAGGCGGTGGCGATCCTGTCCGAGTTCGGGGTCAGCCAGATGCCCGTGGTCAGCGCGGAACCGCCGGTGATGGCGGCCGAGGTGGTCGGCGCGGTGAACGAGCGCGCGCTGCTGGACGCGCTGTTCACCGGCAAGGCACAGCTCGCCGACCGGCTGGAGACGCACATGTCGCCGCCGCTGCCCACGATCGGCGCAGGGGAGCAGGTGAGCGCGGCGATGAAGGCCCTGGAGGCTGCCGACGGCGCGCTGGTGCTGATCGACGGCAAGCCCGCGGGCGTGGTCACCAGGCACGACCTGCTCGCCTTCCTGGCGGGCCGGTAG
- a CDS encoding cystathionine gamma-synthase, with the protein MAHDYAAFGFETRAIHAGQQPDPRTGAVIVPIYQTSTYAQDGVGGTREGDYEYSRTANPTRTALEEALASLEGARHGLTFASGMAASDAVLRTVLRPGDHLVLGNDAYGGTFRLIDKVLSLWGIEHTVADLGRIDEVRAAMRPETKLIWCESPTNPLLGIADLAGLAGAAHEGGARLVVDNTFATPYLQTPLALGADIVVHSTTKYLGGHSDVVGGAVLTNEDEVREQLFYLRNAAGAVPGPFDAWLTLRGLKTLALRMERHSDNADLIARTLTRHPKVTQVYYPGLPDHPGHEIAAKQLRRFGGMVSFRVAGGEQAALDVVSRTKLFILAESLGGVESLIEHPGRMTHASTAGSTLEVPEDLIRLSVGIEDGQDLLADLTRALG; encoded by the coding sequence ATGGCCCACGATTACGCCGCATTTGGCTTCGAGACGCGCGCGATCCACGCCGGGCAGCAGCCCGACCCGCGCACCGGCGCGGTGATCGTGCCCATCTACCAGACTTCGACCTACGCGCAGGACGGCGTGGGCGGCACCCGCGAGGGCGATTACGAATACTCGCGGACCGCGAACCCCACGCGCACCGCGCTGGAAGAGGCGCTCGCTTCGCTGGAGGGCGCTCGCCACGGGCTGACCTTCGCCTCCGGGATGGCCGCCTCCGACGCCGTGCTCCGCACCGTGCTGCGTCCTGGTGATCACCTGGTGCTCGGCAACGACGCGTACGGCGGCACCTTCCGGCTCATCGACAAGGTGCTGAGCCTGTGGGGCATCGAGCACACCGTCGCCGATCTCGGCCGGATCGACGAGGTGCGGGCGGCCATGCGCCCGGAGACCAAGCTGATCTGGTGCGAATCGCCGACCAACCCGCTGCTCGGCATCGCGGACCTGGCCGGGCTGGCCGGCGCGGCGCACGAGGGCGGGGCCCGCCTGGTGGTCGACAACACCTTCGCCACCCCGTATCTGCAGACCCCGCTGGCGCTGGGCGCGGACATCGTCGTGCACTCGACCACGAAGTACCTCGGTGGCCACTCCGACGTGGTCGGCGGCGCCGTGCTGACCAACGAGGACGAGGTCCGTGAGCAGCTGTTCTACCTGCGCAACGCGGCGGGCGCGGTGCCCGGCCCGTTCGATGCCTGGCTCACCCTGCGCGGGCTGAAGACGCTGGCCCTGCGGATGGAGCGGCACAGCGACAACGCGGACCTGATCGCCCGCACTCTGACCCGGCACCCGAAGGTCACCCAGGTCTACTACCCCGGCCTCCCGGACCACCCCGGCCACGAGATCGCCGCGAAGCAGCTGCGCCGCTTCGGCGGCATGGTCTCCTTCCGGGTCGCCGGCGGCGAACAGGCCGCACTGGACGTCGTGTCCCGCACGAAGCTGTTCATCCTGGCCGAATCCCTCGGCGGCGTCGAATCCCTGATCGAGCACCCCGGCCGCATGACGCACGCGTCCACCGCGGGCTCGACCCTCGAGGTCCCGGAAGACCTGATCCGGCTCTCCGTCGGCATCGAGGACGGCCAGGATCTGCTGGCCGACCTCACGCGGGCGCTGGGCTGA
- a CDS encoding helix-turn-helix domain-containing protein, giving the protein MRVRAHREAAGLSQEGLAREAGVHWTFVNQVERGLRNVSLHNLLKLAYGLGVDASTLVRRLKPPEG; this is encoded by the coding sequence GTGCGCGTCCGAGCGCACCGAGAGGCGGCGGGCCTGAGTCAGGAGGGTCTGGCCCGCGAGGCGGGCGTGCACTGGACGTTTGTCAACCAGGTGGAGCGCGGGTTGCGCAATGTGAGCCTGCACAACCTGCTGAAGCTTGCCTACGGGCTGGGTGTCGATGCATCCACGCTCGTCCGGCGGCTCAAGCCGCCGGAAGGTTAG